A genomic stretch from Shewanella woodyi ATCC 51908 includes:
- a CDS encoding HipA domain-containing protein — translation MSGSNFHTLEMHFRGRVIGTIGFDIDTERFSIEYTKAWQENGFPISPKLPLDGQANSSQISIYLTNLLPENKGLDHLIEALGIAKSNTFALIKSIGFDTSGAILYLPVATKPPVTSFTPISKADLIKRIEDPEHWPMEVWDGKPRLSVAGVQSKLNLFHTDTEYGFGEGELCSTHIIKFEKSNQQHLVLNEFMTMTLADLIGMQVAKVEILPIGKYKALSVTRFDRMYDPERHIVMRRHQIDACQALGFSVARKYERYLGSGRDVRDIREGVSLEKLFSIAEHCANPAQAKFDMLRWTIFNLLVCNADSHGKNYSFYVTPNGLEPTPWYDLVNVQMYPDFDQELAMAIGDEFEADKIHAYQLMTFAEECGIKQNILELTLKQLAKAIIGNLDKAANQAGELTDAESEYVGAYKATIQARCEYYLTQVEEMKHIEL, via the coding sequence ATGAGTGGTTCTAACTTTCACACACTTGAGATGCACTTTAGAGGCAGGGTTATTGGGACGATAGGTTTTGACATAGACACTGAACGATTCTCTATCGAATACACTAAAGCTTGGCAGGAAAATGGTTTTCCTATTTCACCAAAGCTCCCACTTGATGGCCAAGCTAATAGTTCTCAAATTTCCATTTATCTGACTAACCTACTGCCCGAAAATAAAGGGCTTGATCACCTTATTGAAGCCCTAGGTATTGCCAAAAGTAATACATTTGCTTTGATCAAAAGCATTGGATTCGATACCTCAGGTGCAATATTGTATCTGCCTGTGGCCACCAAGCCACCAGTAACCTCTTTTACCCCAATTAGTAAAGCAGATCTTATCAAGCGAATCGAAGATCCTGAACATTGGCCGATGGAAGTCTGGGACGGAAAACCACGCCTTTCCGTTGCAGGGGTTCAATCAAAATTAAACCTGTTCCACACCGACACAGAATACGGATTTGGTGAAGGTGAGCTGTGTTCAACCCACATCATTAAATTTGAAAAAAGCAATCAGCAGCACCTCGTACTCAACGAATTTATGACCATGACACTTGCCGACCTCATTGGTATGCAGGTGGCCAAAGTAGAGATATTGCCAATAGGGAAATACAAAGCGTTATCCGTCACCCGCTTCGATCGCATGTACGATCCTGAGCGTCATATTGTAATGCGTCGTCATCAGATCGATGCATGTCAAGCTCTGGGCTTTTCCGTCGCAAGAAAGTATGAACGATATCTTGGTAGTGGTCGTGACGTACGAGACATCCGTGAAGGAGTAAGCCTAGAAAAACTGTTTAGTATCGCAGAGCACTGCGCTAACCCTGCACAAGCCAAGTTTGACATGCTTCGCTGGACAATCTTTAACTTACTCGTCTGCAATGCGGATTCACATGGCAAAAACTATTCATTCTATGTCACTCCGAATGGGCTTGAACCGACCCCATGGTATGATCTTGTCAACGTGCAGATGTACCCTGATTTTGATCAAGAGCTTGCTATGGCTATTGGGGATGAGTTCGAGGCTGATAAGATCCACGCCTACCAATTAATGACATTTGCTGAAGAGTGCGGCATTAAGCAAAACATACTTGAATTAACCCTCAAGCAACTAGCGAAAGCAATTATCGGTAACCTGGATAAAGCGGCAAACCAAGCTGGGGAGCTTACGGATGCAGAATCCGAGTATGTTGGAGCTTACAAAGCAACGATTCAAGCACGATGTGAATACTACCTAACTCAGGTTGAAGAAATGAAGCACATTGAGCTATAG
- a CDS encoding type II toxin-antitoxin system HipA family toxin has translation MSKQIEQVEGLNIQLHGIDIGVVAHYAGGKNILSFNPVYIAMCQHERPVLTLRQLQDPNYFNKPQIRSEKIPPVLSNLLPEGILREIVAKALQCHVNNEFSILAYLGTNLPGALVALPIKAGDMPSWALEQRLVTEPQQINVKHADTKFSLAGVQMKFSSSHVDGHYHIDQEISEDMWIIKTPSTVHKGVSVNEYTCMRLAEAAGANIPEIRLIKLDELEGLPNIRLPDETYAYGIKRFDRTHEGRVHTEDFAQIFGLYPSDKYQKVNYEQLGQVLFRTSNDRLDDVQQMARRLLINILLGNGDAHLKNWTIIYQDQRSPRLSPLYDVVFTAPYIEHDNLALNMTKSKQWYEMTMEHFENWSNSVGVPWVAIKPHLLDTMEKARSMWPEMLEELPMLNEHKEALQNHWQRLSPDFRID, from the coding sequence ATGAGCAAACAAATAGAACAAGTTGAAGGGTTGAATATTCAGCTACACGGTATCGATATTGGCGTTGTTGCTCATTATGCTGGTGGGAAGAACATACTTAGTTTTAACCCTGTATATATTGCAATGTGTCAGCATGAGCGACCAGTGCTGACACTTAGGCAGCTTCAAGATCCTAATTATTTTAATAAGCCTCAAATCCGCAGTGAAAAGATCCCCCCTGTATTATCGAATTTATTACCAGAGGGGATCTTAAGAGAGATTGTGGCGAAAGCGCTTCAATGTCACGTGAATAATGAGTTCTCGATTTTGGCCTATTTAGGGACTAATTTACCAGGTGCATTAGTGGCGTTGCCAATTAAGGCGGGAGATATGCCCAGTTGGGCATTAGAGCAACGTTTAGTTACTGAGCCACAGCAGATTAACGTTAAACATGCAGATACTAAATTCTCACTTGCTGGTGTGCAGATGAAATTCTCATCTTCTCATGTAGATGGGCACTATCACATTGATCAGGAAATCTCTGAAGATATGTGGATTATTAAAACGCCTTCAACGGTGCATAAAGGTGTGTCTGTTAATGAGTATACCTGTATGAGGTTAGCCGAAGCCGCTGGTGCTAATATTCCAGAGATACGTTTGATTAAACTCGATGAATTAGAAGGCCTACCGAATATCAGGCTCCCCGATGAAACATATGCTTATGGTATAAAGCGTTTTGATCGTACTCATGAAGGACGAGTGCATACTGAAGATTTTGCTCAGATCTTCGGCTTATACCCTTCAGATAAATATCAGAAAGTTAATTATGAACAGCTAGGGCAGGTGTTATTTCGTACTAGTAATGATCGCTTAGATGATGTGCAGCAAATGGCGAGAAGATTACTGATTAATATACTGTTGGGTAATGGCGATGCTCATTTAAAGAACTGGACCATTATCTACCAAGATCAGCGTTCTCCTCGCTTGTCGCCGCTCTATGATGTGGTGTTCACAGCCCCATATATTGAGCATGATAACCTTGCTTTGAATATGACAAAATCTAAGCAGTGGTATGAAATGACAATGGAGCATTTTGAAAATTGGTCAAATAGTGTAGGTGTTCCATGGGTAGCAATTAAACCACATCTTTTAGATACGATGGAGAAGGCTCGCTCTATGTGGCCTGAGATGCTTGAAGAACTGCCAATGCTGAATGAGCATAAAGAAGCTTTGCAAAACCATTGGCAAAGATTATCACCAGATTTTCGGATTGATTAG
- a CDS encoding helix-turn-helix domain-containing protein produces the protein MTIEQISKLLSSRRKQLQMEQKDMYMRIGMKQQQYQRIEAGSDMKLSTLLRVLDGLNMELTIAPKESNIQQPKLEAASSDASVESLEDDSDDLGFWFGSEDQK, from the coding sequence ATGACGATTGAGCAAATTTCCAAACTACTTTCATCTCGACGTAAACAGCTTCAGATGGAACAAAAAGATATGTATATGCGCATTGGTATGAAGCAGCAGCAATACCAGCGTATCGAAGCAGGTAGCGATATGAAGTTGTCTACTCTGTTACGTGTTCTAGATGGTTTGAATATGGAATTAACCATTGCCCCTAAAGAAAGCAATATTCAACAACCGAAATTAGAGGCCGCTTCTAGCGATGCCAGTGTTGAATCGCTAGAAGATGATTCAGATGATTTAGGGTTTTGGTTTGGATCTGAGGATCAAAAATGA
- a CDS encoding amino acid adenylation, with amino-acid sequence MLKQPFERITDAEGNNPGVQPITTNANRVSWQGQVIQLTGRHWQPYDDGSWLVVFMESNSRYCMMTHYPLKPDWEQLQQDFYNQWKLHTVGCLRANGFIRNDDDGMQVLDNIEWYFDQTKVHVFRNLDRSIATHISEIQYYLRSLFDDYNPSCFDSEEAWELSHFINQQPKKVGGNRGKKHEFFPVDRFIHDILYRFGSGISPDDFLDVKPGDFPCPYPQKPMLKVL; translated from the coding sequence ATGTTGAAACAGCCATTTGAGCGGATAACCGATGCTGAGGGTAATAACCCAGGTGTACAACCCATTACTACTAATGCTAATCGTGTGAGCTGGCAAGGGCAGGTGATTCAGTTAACGGGTCGTCATTGGCAACCCTATGATGACGGCAGTTGGCTGGTGGTGTTTATGGAGTCCAATAGTCGTTACTGCATGATGACTCATTATCCTCTGAAACCTGACTGGGAGCAGCTACAGCAAGATTTTTACAACCAGTGGAAACTTCACACCGTTGGCTGTCTTAGGGCTAATGGCTTTATTCGAAACGATGATGACGGTATGCAGGTGCTCGACAACATAGAGTGGTATTTTGATCAAACTAAGGTTCATGTTTTTCGTAACTTAGATCGCAGCATAGCAACCCACATTTCAGAGATACAGTACTATCTACGCTCACTATTTGATGATTACAATCCAAGCTGTTTTGACAGCGAGGAGGCGTGGGAGTTGAGTCATTTCATTAACCAGCAGCCTAAAAAAGTAGGGGGGAATCGTGGGAAAAAACATGAGTTTTTTCCTGTAGATCGTTTTATCCATGACATCCTTTACCGCTTTGGTAGTGGCATTAGTCCTGATGATTTTCTCGATGTTAAGCCCGGGGATTTTCCTTGCCCCTACCCACAAAAGCCGATGTTAAAGGTGTTGTAG